In Halovivax gelatinilyticus, the following are encoded in one genomic region:
- a CDS encoding methyl-accepting chemotaxis protein, with the protein MGALSIQPITGLRSRFTVKLVLLLLIVAVVVGGFGGLIYAQTDAALEDDIEQKFEQSAVLQAETIEEGLAANQRQAGLIAQSSAVQSGDTETIGDFFDAQLASMDESVAGIHLVDTEQQTIDVTTTGAEGSDASALPWSTLAYDPSGPQMIGPYRDDHVGTTVGAITMDVDADTRVVLLIDMVALSERLEHPTASEQSGIHVITDTGIVVMSHNTDAIGLIDHHHMDIEFPQQSGYKEIDMDAMDHDDHVGYDAQQDAIEVSVILGLGGEIHEMEGHGGHTIYAPGSTHEALMDVMVDIDHDGTMSMGYAHVDGADWVVMSHEPRSDAFALQSDITQSVIGLVLVSFLGLGLIGVVVGRNTSRSLKDLAGSAREVEDGNLETSIESSRKDEIGQLYRAFDNMRLSLRESIEETEAARDRAEDRGEELARLATHLEAKAEDFREVMVSAGDGDLTARMDATSENESMEAIASEYNQMVDDIETTVDELKRFAEEVATHSEEVTASSEEVQTASGRVTESVQEISTQTDKQHETYRTVVDRMEDLSATTEEIASLSNEVAGIAERTATAGETGKEAASDAVTAMNAVDEDADAAVTEIERLQSKIIEIEEITDSIQQVAKQTNMLALNANIEASRSGEADEGFSAVAEEVKELATDVQDSAAEIDELVDEIGDQTDRTADEVRDTRKEVSRNADAVAEAIDALDEIATYATQTHDGTQEISAASEEQAASIENVVELVDEAESLSQQVSEEASSAAAAAEEQTTALSEVTDSASDLASRSGSLQERLDEFETGGNPQVQPTTVSDD; encoded by the coding sequence ATGGGTGCGCTATCTATTCAACCGATAACCGGCCTCCGGAGCCGGTTTACCGTCAAACTCGTACTGTTACTACTGATCGTCGCCGTCGTTGTTGGGGGATTCGGGGGGTTGATTTACGCCCAGACCGACGCGGCACTCGAAGACGACATCGAACAGAAATTCGAACAATCTGCCGTCTTGCAGGCAGAAACGATCGAAGAAGGCCTCGCGGCGAATCAACGCCAGGCCGGGTTGATCGCTCAGAGCAGTGCCGTCCAGAGCGGCGATACCGAGACGATCGGTGACTTCTTCGACGCTCAACTCGCCTCGATGGACGAGTCCGTCGCCGGTATTCACCTCGTCGATACCGAACAGCAGACGATCGACGTGACGACGACCGGGGCCGAGGGTAGCGACGCGAGCGCTCTCCCCTGGTCGACGCTGGCCTACGATCCGTCCGGACCGCAGATGATCGGCCCGTACCGTGACGACCACGTGGGGACGACCGTTGGCGCGATTACGATGGACGTCGACGCGGATACACGTGTCGTGCTGTTGATCGACATGGTCGCGTTATCGGAGCGCTTAGAGCACCCGACGGCCTCCGAGCAATCTGGCATTCACGTCATAACCGATACCGGAATCGTCGTGATGAGCCACAATACGGACGCGATCGGATTGATCGATCATCACCACATGGATATCGAGTTCCCACAGCAATCGGGGTACAAAGAAATCGACATGGATGCGATGGATCACGACGATCACGTGGGTTACGACGCTCAACAGGACGCCATCGAAGTCTCGGTCATTCTCGGTCTCGGCGGTGAGATCCACGAAATGGAAGGACACGGGGGCCATACCATCTACGCACCCGGCAGTACGCACGAAGCCCTAATGGACGTGATGGTCGATATCGATCACGATGGGACGATGTCAATGGGGTACGCCCACGTCGACGGGGCCGACTGGGTCGTGATGAGTCACGAACCCCGCTCGGACGCGTTCGCCTTACAATCCGACATCACGCAGTCAGTGATCGGACTGGTCCTGGTTTCGTTCCTCGGGTTGGGCCTGATTGGCGTCGTCGTCGGAAGGAACACGAGTCGGTCACTGAAAGATCTCGCCGGCAGCGCCCGCGAAGTCGAGGACGGTAACCTGGAGACGTCGATCGAATCGTCCCGGAAGGACGAAATCGGACAGTTGTACCGGGCGTTCGACAACATGCGCCTCTCGCTTCGCGAATCGATCGAGGAAACTGAGGCCGCACGAGACCGCGCGGAAGACCGCGGCGAGGAACTCGCCAGACTTGCCACCCATCTCGAGGCCAAAGCCGAGGACTTCCGTGAGGTCATGGTCAGCGCCGGTGACGGCGATCTCACGGCGCGCATGGATGCAACCAGCGAGAACGAGTCGATGGAAGCGATCGCGTCGGAGTACAATCAGATGGTCGACGACATAGAAACCACGGTCGACGAACTGAAGCGATTCGCAGAGGAGGTCGCAACCCACAGCGAGGAGGTCACCGCGAGCAGCGAGGAAGTTCAAACGGCGAGCGGTCGGGTGACCGAATCCGTCCAGGAAATCTCGACGCAGACCGATAAGCAACACGAGACGTACCGGACTGTCGTCGATCGGATGGAAGACCTCTCAGCAACCACCGAAGAGATCGCCTCGTTGTCGAACGAGGTGGCCGGTATTGCTGAACGGACAGCGACTGCCGGAGAGACGGGCAAAGAAGCGGCGAGCGATGCTGTGACGGCGATGAACGCGGTCGACGAGGACGCCGATGCGGCGGTGACTGAGATCGAACGACTCCAGTCGAAGATCATCGAGATCGAAGAGATCACTGACTCGATCCAGCAGGTGGCAAAGCAGACTAACATGCTCGCGCTCAACGCGAACATCGAAGCGTCTCGAAGCGGCGAAGCCGACGAAGGCTTTTCCGCGGTCGCCGAGGAGGTCAAAGAACTCGCGACCGACGTCCAGGACTCCGCCGCCGAGATCGACGAACTCGTCGACGAGATCGGCGATCAAACCGACCGAACCGCAGACGAAGTACGGGATACGCGAAAGGAGGTCTCTCGGAACGCAGACGCCGTTGCCGAGGCGATCGACGCGCTCGACGAAATCGCGACCTACGCCACCCAGACGCACGACGGCACCCAGGAGATAAGCGCCGCGAGCGAAGAGCAGGCCGCGTCCATCGAGAACGTCGTCGAATTGGTCGACGAAGCCGAATCGCTGAGCCAGCAGGTGAGCGAAGAGGCCAGTTCCGCCGCCGCGGCCGCTGAAGAACAGACGACGGCCCTTTCGGAGGTCACCGACAGTGCGAGCGACCTCGCCAGTCGCTCCGGTTCACTCCAGGAGCGTCTCGACGAGTTCGAAACGGGTGGTAACCCACAGGTCCAGCCGACCACGGTGTCGGACGACTGA
- the aspS gene encoding aspartate--tRNA(Asn) ligase, translating into MQDRTYTADAEPGETVTVAGWVHEVRDLGGIAFLILRDTTGRIQVKFEKDEMDDDLVETGLGVTRESVVSVTGAVDEEPRAPTGVEIVPDSVDVISAADPELPLDPSGKVDAELSTRLDNRTLDLRKSEVQAIFSIRATILEAARERFRELRCTEITTPKIVATGTEGGTELFPITYFGQEAFMNQSPQLFKQLIAGSNVERVFEIGPIFRAEEHNTPRHLNEATSIDFEGAFCDHHDAMDVAEAVVTAAYEAVAENCRDELETLDLADDFEVPEGDFPRLSYEEAIERINATGELDDQLVWGDDLPTEGEKALGDDVGGHYFITDWPSEIKPFYIKDHDDDEQLSTGFDLMAPRMELVSGGQREHRYEHLVAGFEQQGLDPDQFEYYTKMFRYGMPPHAGFGLGGERLVMTILDLPNIREAVLFPRDRQRLSP; encoded by the coding sequence ATGCAGGATCGAACCTACACGGCCGATGCCGAACCGGGCGAGACGGTCACCGTCGCCGGTTGGGTACACGAGGTGCGAGACCTCGGAGGAATCGCCTTTCTCATCCTCCGCGATACGACCGGGCGCATCCAGGTGAAATTCGAGAAGGACGAGATGGACGACGACCTCGTCGAAACGGGTCTCGGCGTGACCCGAGAGAGCGTCGTTTCGGTCACCGGCGCCGTCGACGAGGAACCGCGCGCGCCGACGGGGGTCGAAATCGTCCCCGATAGCGTCGACGTGATTTCGGCGGCCGACCCGGAACTTCCGCTCGATCCCTCCGGGAAGGTCGACGCCGAACTCTCGACGCGTCTGGACAACCGGACGCTCGATCTCAGGAAGTCGGAAGTGCAGGCGATCTTCTCGATTCGAGCGACGATTCTCGAAGCCGCTCGCGAACGCTTCCGCGAACTACGGTGTACGGAGATCACGACGCCGAAGATCGTTGCGACCGGCACCGAAGGCGGAACGGAGTTGTTCCCCATCACGTACTTCGGCCAGGAGGCGTTCATGAACCAGTCCCCACAGTTGTTCAAGCAACTGATCGCCGGTTCGAACGTCGAGCGCGTGTTCGAGATCGGTCCGATCTTCCGCGCCGAAGAACACAACACGCCGCGACACCTGAACGAAGCCACCTCGATCGACTTCGAGGGTGCGTTCTGCGATCACCACGACGCGATGGACGTCGCCGAAGCGGTCGTGACAGCCGCCTACGAGGCCGTCGCAGAGAACTGTCGAGACGAACTCGAGACGCTCGATCTCGCAGACGACTTCGAGGTTCCCGAGGGCGACTTTCCGCGGCTCTCCTACGAGGAAGCGATCGAGCGAATCAACGCGACGGGTGAACTCGACGACCAGCTCGTCTGGGGAGACGACCTTCCGACGGAAGGCGAGAAGGCGCTCGGCGATGACGTCGGCGGTCACTACTTCATCACCGACTGGCCCAGCGAAATCAAGCCGTTTTACATCAAAGATCACGACGATGACGAACAGCTCTCGACCGGGTTCGATCTGATGGCCCCGCGCATGGAACTCGTCTCTGGCGGGCAGCGCGAACACCGCTACGAGCACCTCGTCGCCGGCTTCGAACAGCAGGGACTCGACCCCGATCAGTTCGAGTACTACACGAAGATGTTCCGCTACGGCATGCCGCCACACGCCGGTTTCGGTCTCGGCGGCGAACGGCTCGTGATGACCATCCTCGATCTACCGAACATTCGAGAAGCGGTTCTCTTCCCGCGCGACCGACAACGTCTGAGCCCGTAA
- a CDS encoding class I SAM-dependent methyltransferase yields MHANQPDERSPTSAQSFYGRWARLYDVIATGTPGIRSLRRRVAEACDLRSGDTVVEFGCGTGANLPYLREVVGESGTVVGIDVTREVLDRAYHRIERAENVHLIRADATNPPISVDSDVDAIVSTFVVGMFDDPAAVVDEWCDLVGPGGRIVLANAARTHGPAAALVNSAFGAVVRLSTPPTRKLRYEDDITGRLDRRISTAHGRLRARATATYEHRSHLGLIRLTGGVVDG; encoded by the coding sequence ATGCACGCGAACCAACCAGACGAGCGATCCCCGACGTCCGCCCAATCGTTCTACGGCCGATGGGCGCGCCTGTACGACGTTATCGCAACCGGAACGCCCGGCATTCGGAGTCTCCGCCGTCGCGTCGCCGAAGCGTGCGACCTACGTTCGGGTGACACGGTCGTCGAATTCGGTTGCGGAACAGGCGCGAACCTTCCGTACCTCCGCGAAGTCGTCGGCGAATCGGGCACGGTGGTGGGTATCGACGTTACGAGGGAGGTACTCGACCGTGCCTACCACCGCATCGAACGGGCGGAAAATGTCCACCTGATCCGGGCCGACGCCACAAATCCGCCGATTTCGGTCGACTCGGACGTCGACGCAATCGTCTCGACGTTCGTCGTCGGTATGTTCGACGATCCGGCAGCCGTCGTGGACGAGTGGTGTGACCTCGTCGGTCCCGGCGGTCGGATCGTTCTGGCCAACGCCGCCCGCACGCACGGACCAGCCGCAGCGCTGGTCAATTCGGCCTTCGGGGCGGTGGTCAGGCTGTCGACGCCACCCACCCGAAAGCTCCGCTACGAAGACGATATCACGGGGCGACTCGACCGGCGTATTTCGACGGCCCACGGACGGCTGCGAGCGAGGGCTACTGCGACCTACGAGCACCGTTCCCATCTCGGACTCATCAGGCTCACCGGTGGCGTAGTCGACGGGTGA
- a CDS encoding thiamine-phosphate synthase family protein → MKFVEEIVVEEFLPTVRSLLAAELRQQGLTQREVASVLGISQSAVSKYAHGEVKINDEIANDERVDRVVGTLATGLAEGELTSVQALVELEVLIRELESGGDLLARLHESAEPALSTYPSFRVHAPDSELRTNERVRSSLRRGLQIIENTSGFASLIPAVGSNLVACVPDARTIDDVAGVPGRIVDVTGQATIPAEPEFGVSEHVASILLAAREGGSDAAAAANIRYDPALLSALSAEGHELVEFDETGDIEANAGEAIAENPDATVLYQTGGEGIEPITYVLGADPESVAVTLRSLASTVHH, encoded by the coding sequence ATGAAGTTCGTCGAAGAGATCGTCGTCGAAGAATTCCTCCCGACGGTCAGATCGTTGTTGGCGGCCGAACTCAGACAGCAAGGGCTCACCCAACGTGAAGTCGCTTCGGTGCTCGGGATAAGCCAGAGCGCCGTTTCGAAGTACGCACACGGAGAGGTGAAGATAAACGATGAAATCGCAAACGATGAGCGGGTGGATCGCGTCGTCGGAACCCTGGCGACCGGACTGGCCGAGGGGGAACTGACGTCGGTCCAGGCGCTGGTCGAACTCGAAGTGCTCATCAGGGAACTCGAATCGGGCGGCGACCTGCTCGCTCGACTGCACGAGTCCGCGGAGCCGGCGCTGTCGACCTACCCCTCGTTTCGCGTCCACGCTCCCGATAGCGAACTCCGAACGAACGAGCGCGTCCGGTCGTCGCTCCGACGAGGCCTGCAGATCATCGAGAACACGAGCGGCTTCGCCTCGTTAATTCCGGCGGTCGGGTCGAACCTGGTGGCGTGTGTCCCCGACGCACGGACGATCGACGATGTCGCAGGAGTTCCGGGGCGGATCGTCGACGTGACGGGACAGGCCACAATCCCGGCCGAGCCGGAATTTGGCGTCTCAGAGCACGTTGCCTCGATCCTGCTCGCCGCCCGCGAGGGCGGTAGCGATGCCGCCGCCGCGGCGAACATCCGATACGATCCGGCGCTGCTCTCCGCGCTTTCGGCGGAGGGCCACGAGCTGGTCGAGTTCGACGAGACCGGCGACATCGAGGCGAACGCTGGCGAGGCGATCGCTGAAAACCCCGACGCAACGGTCCTCTACCAGACCGGTGGGGAAGGAATCGAGCCGATCACGTACGTTCTCGGCGCGGATCCCGAATCGGTCGCCGTGACACTCAGGTCGCTCGCCTCGACGGTTCATCACTGA
- the dcd gene encoding dCTP deaminase: protein MILSDVDIADRLDDGDLVIEPLDDLELQIQPASVDLRLGNEFLEFRRTNIPCIHPDAAREVDEYVTETVVSEDEDFILHPGDFVLGTTHERVEIPADLIAHVEGRSSLGRLAVVVHATAGLCDPGYRGQITLELSNLGTAPVALTPGMRVSQLTFTELSSPADRPYGSERGSKYQDQSGPQASKIGGDHEFGGDQLGDG, encoded by the coding sequence ATGATACTCTCCGATGTGGACATCGCAGACCGGCTCGACGACGGCGATCTCGTCATCGAGCCACTCGACGACCTCGAGTTGCAAATTCAGCCGGCCAGCGTCGACCTCCGACTCGGAAACGAGTTCCTCGAGTTTCGCCGGACGAACATTCCGTGTATCCACCCGGACGCGGCGCGCGAGGTCGACGAGTACGTCACCGAGACCGTCGTGAGCGAGGACGAAGACTTCATTCTTCACCCCGGCGACTTCGTGCTCGGGACGACCCACGAACGCGTCGAGATTCCGGCAGATCTGATCGCACACGTCGAGGGCCGATCTTCGCTGGGTCGGCTGGCCGTGGTCGTTCACGCGACCGCAGGACTGTGCGATCCGGGCTACCGGGGCCAGATCACCCTGGAACTCTCGAACCTGGGAACGGCGCCGGTCGCGTTGACGCCAGGGATGCGCGTCTCGCAACTCACGTTTACCGAACTAAGCTCGCCGGCAGACCGACCGTACGGCTCGGAGCGAGGCTCGAAGTATCAGGATCAATCTGGGCCCCAGGCATCGAAAATCGGCGGTGATCACGAATTCGGTGGAGACCAACTCGGGGACGGATGA
- the pth2 gene encoding peptidyl-tRNA hydrolase Pth2, whose protein sequence is MKQAIVARTDIGMGTGKLAAQVAHASLSAYEQTSKRDRRTWKSGGQKKVVLKGSSERELHELAEIADREGLPTSIVRDAGHTQLDPGTVTTLAVGPGPDDAVDRVTGELSLF, encoded by the coding sequence ATGAAGCAGGCAATCGTCGCCCGGACCGACATCGGAATGGGGACGGGAAAACTCGCCGCGCAGGTCGCCCACGCGTCGCTGTCGGCTTACGAACAGACCTCGAAGCGAGACCGGCGGACGTGGAAGTCGGGCGGTCAGAAGAAAGTCGTACTGAAGGGATCGAGCGAGCGGGAATTACACGAACTCGCCGAGATTGCCGACCGCGAGGGATTGCCGACGTCGATCGTCCGCGACGCCGGTCACACGCAGTTAGATCCAGGCACGGTCACCACGCTTGCCGTCGGTCCGGGGCCCGACGACGCCGTCGACCGCGTTACCGGCGAACTCTCGCTGTTCTGA
- a CDS encoding alpha/beta hydrolase yields MTDDSPPESGTDPHAEMPVERTGVDPSDANVAVLLVHGRGARATGMLDFAREIDRDDVAFVAPQAHRGTWYPQSFMAPIDANQPHLDSALGKLDSVRETVERDGLSTDRIVLLGFSQGACLASEYVARNPTQYGGLVALSGGLIGPEGTTFEYEGSLNGTRAFFGCGDEDPHIPVDRVEASATALEALDADVETRIYEGMGHGVIEDEMTVVRDLLDAVVVGTDSAHS; encoded by the coding sequence ATGACCGACGATTCGCCGCCAGAATCGGGGACGGATCCACACGCCGAGATGCCCGTCGAGCGGACCGGGGTCGATCCGTCGGACGCGAACGTCGCCGTGTTACTCGTTCACGGACGGGGTGCACGCGCGACCGGAATGCTCGACTTCGCTCGAGAGATCGATCGCGACGACGTGGCGTTCGTCGCCCCACAGGCACATCGTGGCACTTGGTATCCCCAGTCGTTCATGGCGCCGATCGACGCGAATCAGCCCCACCTCGACTCGGCGCTCGGCAAACTCGACAGCGTCCGAGAGACGGTCGAACGCGACGGACTCTCGACCGATCGAATCGTGTTGCTCGGGTTCTCACAGGGTGCGTGTCTCGCGAGCGAGTACGTCGCCAGAAACCCGACACAGTACGGCGGTCTCGTCGCGCTGAGCGGAGGACTGATCGGTCCCGAGGGAACGACGTTCGAGTACGAGGGATCGCTGAACGGAACCCGGGCATTTTTCGGTTGCGGCGACGAGGATCCGCACATTCCGGTCGACCGGGTCGAGGCGTCCGCGACGGCGTTAGAGGCACTGGATGCGGACGTCGAGACGCGGATCTACGAGGGTATGGGCCACGGCGTGATCGAAGACGAGATGACGGTCGTCCGCGACCTCCTCGATGCCGTCGTGGTTGGTACCGACTCGGCGCACTCGTAA
- the truD gene encoding tRNA pseudouridine(13) synthase TruD, protein MRAAHPTERAVGMEYYVSDVDGIGGRLRDRDTHFRVRERENFETESVDADPSAYPHLVFRARLSGWDTNDFAARLSDALEMSRERVSWAGTKDKRAVTTQLFSVRDVSPGDLPSLSGVDIDVVGRAGRSLEFGDLLGNEFEIVVSDPQRPDAASDVVTDLAGFGGLDDQEGDDGADESGSSMTDGSPVSIGVPNYFGQQRFGSYRPITHEVGLAIVRRDWEGAVLTYLGNPHESEPAETRAAREFVSQTRDWLEALDRFPGHLRYERSLLHALAESDGSPDAEAYRRALERFPSNLRRLFVHAAQSYAFNRILSERLSRGLPFDRPVEGDVACFADRTVEMDLAVPDTDRLQRVDGRRVDSVARHCARGRAFVTAPLVGTQTELGAGEPGEIERSVLDDIGLRLGDFELPGEYHSTGTRRSILVRTDLSIEYDPLTLSFSLPSGSYATVVLREFLKSDPTTLG, encoded by the coding sequence ATGCGCGCTGCACATCCGACCGAACGGGCCGTCGGCATGGAGTACTACGTCAGCGACGTCGACGGGATCGGCGGCCGGTTGCGAGACCGCGATACTCACTTTCGCGTGCGCGAACGCGAAAACTTCGAGACGGAATCGGTCGACGCCGATCCGTCCGCGTACCCGCACCTGGTCTTTCGAGCGAGGCTTTCGGGCTGGGATACGAACGACTTCGCCGCGAGGCTGTCGGACGCCCTGGAGATGAGTCGCGAGCGAGTTTCGTGGGCCGGGACGAAGGACAAGCGAGCGGTGACGACCCAGCTCTTTTCAGTCCGCGACGTGTCGCCCGGCGACCTACCGTCGCTTTCTGGGGTCGACATAGACGTCGTTGGTCGTGCCGGTCGATCACTCGAGTTCGGTGATCTGCTCGGAAACGAGTTCGAGATCGTCGTCTCCGATCCCCAGCGTCCGGACGCCGCGTCCGACGTCGTCACCGATCTCGCCGGGTTCGGCGGTCTCGACGATCAGGAAGGTGACGATGGCGCCGACGAGTCTGGCTCCTCGATGACCGATGGGAGCCCGGTCTCGATCGGCGTTCCGAACTATTTCGGCCAGCAACGGTTCGGAAGCTATCGCCCCATCACACACGAGGTCGGATTGGCGATCGTCCGTCGCGACTGGGAAGGCGCGGTGCTGACGTACCTCGGAAATCCCCACGAGTCGGAACCGGCGGAGACCCGGGCGGCCCGCGAATTCGTCTCCCAGACGCGCGATTGGCTCGAGGCGCTCGATCGATTTCCGGGCCACCTGCGCTACGAACGATCGCTCCTCCACGCCCTCGCAGAGAGCGACGGCTCGCCCGACGCGGAGGCGTACAGGCGTGCGCTCGAACGGTTTCCCTCGAATCTCAGACGACTGTTCGTTCACGCGGCCCAATCCTACGCGTTCAACCGAATTCTGAGCGAACGGCTGTCGCGCGGGCTGCCGTTCGACCGCCCGGTCGAGGGCGACGTCGCCTGTTTTGCGGATCGAACCGTCGAAATGGATCTCGCGGTTCCCGACACGGATCGCCTCCAGCGCGTCGACGGCCGCCGCGTGGATTCCGTCGCCCGTCACTGCGCGCGCGGTCGGGCCTTCGTCACCGCACCGCTCGTCGGCACGCAGACGGAACTCGGCGCGGGCGAACCCGGCGAGATCGAGCGGTCGGTGCTGGACGACATCGGTCTCCGCCTGGGCGACTTCGAGCTCCCCGGCGAGTATCACTCCACCGGAACGCGGCGGTCCATCCTCGTTCGCACCGATCTGTCGATCGAATACGATCCGTTGACGCTCTCGTTTTCGCTCCCGAGTGGATCGTACGCGACCGTCGTCCTGCGCGAATTTTTGAAGTCCGACCCGACCACGCTCGGGTGA
- a CDS encoding DUF2103 domain-containing protein, translating into MECRHCGSSLEKPGDFCLVCRERNADAVVLEAARDRATLTIVDEDTVVGETTVTTIPETADERATIERRNFASRIGDEIRRKRPSNVYATGDRTVIRDVRRDVHYQFYRIDADDPVDHVVSRRGADALDIVETPPGEKISGSHSTLIGSRTGMRAIRTIASHPHVKKVIPGPIDAGGTGSRSGLRAKVTRADDGGNLRMLLRDGSSVQENRIVTTAWDAQTGERVREALNEALVDAEFQEA; encoded by the coding sequence ATGGAGTGTCGTCATTGCGGCTCGTCTCTCGAGAAGCCGGGTGACTTCTGTCTGGTGTGTCGAGAGCGAAACGCCGACGCGGTCGTGCTAGAGGCGGCGCGCGACCGAGCGACGCTAACGATCGTCGACGAGGATACCGTGGTCGGCGAAACGACGGTGACGACGATTCCCGAGACAGCGGACGAACGCGCCACGATCGAACGGCGAAACTTCGCGAGCCGGATTGGCGACGAGATTCGACGGAAGCGACCCTCGAACGTATACGCGACGGGTGATCGAACCGTTATTCGGGACGTTCGTCGAGACGTTCACTACCAGTTCTACCGAATTGACGCCGACGACCCGGTCGATCACGTCGTCTCCCGACGAGGCGCTGACGCGCTCGACATCGTCGAAACACCTCCCGGTGAGAAGATCAGCGGCAGTCACTCGACGCTCATCGGCAGTCGAACGGGCATGCGCGCGATACGAACCATCGCTTCGCACCCGCACGTAAAGAAAGTCATCCCCGGACCGATCGACGCCGGCGGGACGGGATCTCGGTCGGGGCTTCGGGCGAAAGTTACGCGGGCGGACGACGGGGGTAACCTGCGAATGCTCTTGCGAGACGGATCGAGCGTTCAAGAAAATCGGATCGTAACGACGGCGTGGGACGCCCAGACGGGTGAACGCGTCCGGGAGGCGTTGAACGAAGCGCTGGTCGATGCGGAGTTTCAGGAGGCGTAA
- a CDS encoding 50S ribosomal protein L37ae — protein MAKKSSGTVGSAGRFGARYGRVARRRVSEIEAEMNHATVDDDAVTRIGTGIWKNEETGETFAGGAYRPETPAGKTVTRSIRAALNEDTDETEE, from the coding sequence ATGGCCAAGAAATCCAGCGGAACGGTCGGGAGTGCCGGTCGGTTCGGCGCCCGATACGGGAGAGTCGCCCGACGGCGCGTCTCGGAGATCGAAGCGGAGATGAACCACGCTACCGTCGACGACGACGCCGTTACCCGAATCGGAACCGGAATCTGGAAGAACGAAGAGACGGGCGAAACGTTCGCCGGCGGGGCCTACCGTCCGGAGACGCCCGCGGGCAAGACCGTCACCCGTTCGATCCGCGCGGCACTGAACGAGGATACAGACGAGACTGAAGAGTAA
- a CDS encoding DNA-directed RNA polymerase subunit P: MAYKCSRCKRDVTLDEYGGVRCPYCGHRVLLKERSRDVKEVDVE, from the coding sequence ATGGCGTACAAGTGCTCTCGCTGTAAGCGCGACGTCACGCTCGACGAGTACGGCGGCGTCCGCTGTCCGTACTGCGGGCACCGTGTGTTACTCAAAGAGCGCAGCCGCGACGTCAAAGAAGTCGACGTCGAGTGA
- a CDS encoding KEOPS complex subunit Pcc1, which produces MTSSPHTTTITFSYRSERRATVIERSLACELGEIDGDRSETTLDRTGATLSVTITAQDLTALRAALNTWLSLGDVAERSIDVGRPAP; this is translated from the coding sequence GTGACTTCTTCCCCCCATACGACGACGATTACGTTTTCCTATCGGAGCGAACGTCGAGCAACCGTCATCGAGCGAAGCCTGGCGTGCGAACTCGGGGAGATAGACGGTGATCGCTCCGAGACGACACTCGATCGCACCGGAGCGACGCTGAGCGTGACGATCACGGCGCAGGATCTAACGGCGCTTCGAGCCGCGCTCAACACCTGGCTCTCGCTCGGCGACGTCGCCGAGCGATCTATCGATGTCGGAAGGCCCGCCCCCTGA
- a CDS encoding prefoldin subunit beta, with product MQGNLPPEAQEKIEELQGLQETAQTVAVQKQEAESGLQQAEMALEELDEIDADTTMFRQIGDLYVETEFDEAESELEEKVSTLEIRLETLEKQEERVQQQFESLQEDLEGLLGGGAVGGPAGPGGPGAGGA from the coding sequence ATGCAGGGTAACTTACCGCCGGAAGCACAGGAGAAAATCGAAGAGCTGCAGGGGCTTCAGGAGACGGCACAGACCGTTGCGGTCCAGAAGCAGGAAGCCGAGTCGGGGCTCCAGCAGGCCGAGATGGCTCTCGAAGAGCTCGACGAGATCGACGCCGATACGACGATGTTCCGCCAGATCGGTGATCTCTACGTCGAGACGGAGTTCGACGAAGCCGAGTCCGAACTCGAAGAGAAAGTCTCGACGCTCGAAATCCGTCTCGAAACGCTCGAAAAGCAAGAAGAACGCGTCCAACAGCAGTTCGAGTCGCTCCAGGAAGACCTCGAGGGATTACTGGGCGGCGGTGCGGTCGGTGGCCCGGCCGGTCCTGGCGGTCCCGGCGCAGGCGGCGCGTAA
- a CDS encoding DUF3194 domain-containing protein produces the protein MPTDDSVGANGGGPTDEVADSDPDDVTVVEAAAEAAESLVFERYKQSAVRDLDVTVTFEEGVLDVDVYVNAPETDVTPDDVADEAAIAARDAVDDLFDA, from the coding sequence ATGCCGACCGACGACTCCGTCGGCGCGAATGGGGGCGGCCCGACTGACGAAGTCGCCGACTCCGATCCCGACGACGTGACGGTGGTCGAGGCGGCCGCCGAAGCGGCCGAATCCCTCGTGTTCGAACGGTACAAACAATCCGCTGTGCGTGATCTGGACGTCACCGTCACGTTCGAGGAGGGCGTGCTCGACGTCGACGTCTACGTCAACGCCCCGGAAACCGACGTCACTCCCGACGACGTCGCAGACGAGGCGGCGATCGCCGCCCGGGACGCGGTCGACGATCTCTTCGACGCCTAA